Proteins encoded by one window of Enterococcus saccharolyticus subsp. saccharolyticus:
- a CDS encoding HD domain-containing protein produces MDKLSQVINYTKEKLGHEKTGHDFLHVQRVAHLADTIIQQDQLSVNREVVLSSAYLHDVIDDKVVTDVAQAIDELTAFLQSINFSAETTQEILTIIQNLSFSKEVEAGKQALSLEGEIVQDADRLEALGAIGILRTAYYGGGHDHPIHDPERQPQQFVSKADYRKGTTVINHFYEKLFLLPEKMNTQAGKKEARRRKEFMENFLKEFYHEWNI; encoded by the coding sequence ATGGATAAATTATCACAAGTCATAAACTATACGAAAGAAAAATTAGGACATGAAAAAACAGGTCATGATTTTTTACACGTACAACGAGTTGCTCATTTAGCAGATACGATTATCCAGCAAGATCAATTGTCGGTTAATCGAGAAGTTGTTTTGAGTAGTGCCTATTTGCACGATGTAATTGACGATAAAGTCGTTACGGATGTTGCCCAAGCTATTGATGAATTGACGGCATTTTTGCAGTCAATCAATTTTTCAGCAGAGACAACACAAGAGATTTTAACCATTATTCAAAACTTATCCTTTTCAAAAGAGGTCGAAGCTGGCAAACAAGCTCTTTCCTTAGAAGGAGAAATTGTCCAAGATGCGGATCGTTTAGAAGCATTAGGCGCGATTGGTATTTTACGTACGGCATATTATGGCGGTGGTCACGATCATCCGATTCATGATCCAGAACGTCAGCCCCAACAATTTGTTTCAAAAGCGGATTATCGTAAAGGGACGACCGTTATTAATCATTTTTATGAAAAATTATTTCTATTACCTGAAAAAATGAATACTCAAGCTGGAAAAAAAGAAGCAAGACGACGGAAAGAATTTATGGAAAACTTTTTAAAAGAGTTTTATCATGAATGGAATATTTAG